The Syntrophorhabdaceae bacterium genome has a window encoding:
- a CDS encoding SPFH domain-containing protein produces the protein MGNFLEVIEWFDDTGMEIAHRIPEEGSGDIKYGAQLTVRESQAAIFFYEGKAYDAVGAGRYTLSTLNIPIITKLLSLPWGFTSPLRAEVCFINTKTFTNLPWGTRDPVAFKDSTLGLVRLRAFGMFNIRVIQPSLFINTLVGTKASYTVEDIQDYLGKVILSRFNDYLGDNLDSLLNLPGKYDAISAGLTGVLEKDFSHFGIQLSGLYINSITPPQEVQQAIDDKSRLAVFDDLNKLLRMKTAMAMESAAQNPSQAGAGLGMGLGFMMPAMYAETLKGASQPVDVIKCPECQNPIGKDAQFCQSCGHHLLVISQCPKCGKNLPARASFCPSCGQSATAKEEPLKCPHCGTDNLSESVFCNHCGEKI, from the coding sequence ATGGGAAATTTTCTCGAAGTAATTGAATGGTTTGACGACACGGGCATGGAGATCGCCCACAGGATACCCGAGGAAGGGTCGGGAGATATCAAGTACGGGGCGCAGCTTACCGTTCGCGAAAGCCAGGCGGCGATATTCTTTTATGAAGGGAAGGCGTACGATGCGGTAGGCGCCGGGCGCTACACGCTCTCCACCCTCAATATACCCATTATCACGAAGCTGCTGAGTCTTCCCTGGGGCTTTACGAGTCCCCTTCGCGCTGAGGTCTGTTTTATCAATACGAAAACGTTCACCAACCTCCCCTGGGGAACGAGGGATCCCGTCGCATTCAAGGATTCCACGCTGGGACTCGTCAGGCTGCGCGCCTTCGGTATGTTCAATATCAGGGTGATCCAACCGTCGCTCTTCATCAACACCCTCGTGGGAACAAAGGCATCTTACACCGTCGAGGATATCCAGGACTACCTGGGGAAGGTCATACTTTCCCGTTTCAACGACTATCTCGGCGACAACCTCGATAGCCTTCTCAATCTGCCGGGGAAATACGATGCCATTTCGGCAGGACTGACGGGGGTGCTGGAAAAGGATTTCTCCCATTTTGGCATCCAGCTTTCAGGCCTTTATATCAACTCCATCACTCCACCCCAGGAGGTCCAGCAGGCCATCGACGACAAGAGCAGACTCGCCGTCTTCGACGATCTCAACAAACTCCTCAGGATGAAGACCGCCATGGCCATGGAAAGCGCCGCGCAGAACCCCAGCCAGGCAGGCGCCGGTCTCGGTATGGGACTTGGCTTCATGATGCCCGCCATGTATGCGGAAACCCTCAAGGGGGCGTCTCAACCCGTCGATGTGATCAAGTGCCCGGAGTGTCAGAACCCCATCGGAAAAGATGCCCAGTTCTGTCAGTCCTGCGGCCACCATTTGCTTGTGATCTCTCAATGCCCGAAGTGCGGCAAGAACCTCCCCGCACGGGCGAGCTTTTGTCCTTCCTGCGGTCAGAGTGCAACGGCAAAGGAAGAACCTCTGAAGTGCCCTCATTGCGGAACTGACAACCTTTCAGAATCAGTCTTCTGCAACCACTGCGGGGAAAAGATCTGA
- the pstB gene encoding phosphate ABC transporter ATP-binding protein PstB, translating to MMDTFALRTKGLNLYYGDFHALKDVDFQVYSNAITALIGPSGCGKSTLLRCFNRMNDLQEDVRIEGNIYVHDERLEEIDIINLRKKVGMVFQRPNPFPFTVYENMVYGLKVHGMGNRRGWREIVDRCLHSVGLLEELENKLHTPALELSEEMKQRLCVARLLTVEPEIILLDEPCSALDPIATMRIEELMMELKERYTILIVTHNMQQAARVSDHTGFMLLGDLVEFGDTSQIFTSPHDERTEGYITGRYG from the coding sequence ATGATGGATACATTCGCTTTGCGAACGAAGGGGCTCAATCTCTATTATGGAGATTTCCACGCCCTGAAAGACGTGGACTTTCAGGTATACTCCAATGCCATAACGGCGCTCATCGGCCCGTCGGGATGCGGAAAATCAACCCTTCTTCGCTGTTTCAACCGTATGAATGACCTCCAGGAAGATGTCCGCATCGAGGGCAATATCTATGTGCATGACGAGAGATTGGAAGAGATCGACATCATCAATCTGAGAAAAAAGGTGGGCATGGTCTTTCAACGTCCCAATCCCTTTCCCTTTACCGTATACGAAAACATGGTCTACGGCCTCAAGGTCCACGGCATGGGAAACAGACGCGGCTGGCGGGAGATCGTCGACCGCTGTCTTCACTCCGTCGGCCTCCTGGAAGAGTTGGAAAACAAGCTCCATACGCCCGCTCTCGAGCTCTCCGAAGAGATGAAACAGCGCCTTTGCGTCGCCCGCCTCCTCACGGTTGAACCTGAAATAATTCTCCTCGACGAGCCCTGCTCCGCCCTCGACCCCATAGCCACGATGAGGATCGAGGAACTCATGATGGAATTAAAGGAGCGCTACACCATCCTCATCGTCACCCACAACATGCAGCAGGCCGCCCGCGTCTCCGACCATACGGGCTTCATGCTCCTCGGCGACCTCGTGGAATTCGGCGACACCTCCCAGATATTCACTTCCCCCCATGATGAACGGACTGAAGGGTACATTACGGGAAGATACGGATAG
- a CDS encoding phosphate ABC transporter ATP-binding protein — translation MEPKISTDRLRVSFGKVEVLKNVTITVHRNTITGFMGPSGSGKSTLISVLNRMIDFENNVRIDGDAAIDGTSILDGSINPIELRRRVGTVFAVPIPLPRSIFENIAYGPRLKGISDRTNLHHITEESLKKAFLWDEVKDRLGTSALKLSGGQQQRLCLARTLALKPEIILLDEPCSGLDPISTAKIEDALSELKSDYTIILVSNNTKQIARISDFSAFFYLGELIEYNTTEKVFTAPAETKTEDYIQGKFG, via the coding sequence ATGGAACCAAAGATCTCAACAGACAGATTAAGAGTATCCTTCGGCAAGGTAGAGGTGCTGAAGAATGTTACCATCACCGTTCACAGGAATACTATCACCGGTTTCATGGGGCCTTCCGGAAGCGGCAAGTCCACCCTCATTTCCGTCCTCAACCGCATGATCGACTTTGAGAACAACGTCAGGATCGATGGCGACGCGGCCATAGACGGAACGAGCATCCTCGACGGGAGCATCAACCCCATAGAACTGCGAAGACGCGTCGGCACCGTTTTCGCCGTCCCCATCCCCCTTCCCCGCTCCATATTTGAGAATATCGCCTATGGACCGAGGCTCAAAGGGATAAGCGACCGCACCAATCTCCACCATATCACTGAGGAGAGCCTGAAAAAGGCCTTCCTCTGGGACGAGGTGAAGGACAGGCTCGGCACATCCGCGCTGAAGCTTTCCGGAGGACAGCAGCAGAGGCTTTGTCTTGCGCGCACCCTGGCGCTGAAACCGGAGATCATCCTCCTCGATGAACCATGCTCCGGCCTGGACCCCATCTCGACAGCCAAGATAGAGGACGCGTTGAGCGAATTGAAATCCGACTACACGATCATCCTCGTATCCAACAATACGAAACAGATCGCCCGGATAAGCGACTTTTCGGCCTTCTTCTATCTCGGTGAACTTATCGAGTACAACACGACGGAAAAGGTCTTCACTGCGCCTGCCGAGACGAAGACAGAAGACTACATACAGGGAAAGTTCGGATGA
- the pstA gene encoding phosphate ABC transporter permease PstA, translating to MRINPRIINRFVRMGLNVQAFFTVGILIVIVAIIFFKGFPHTNFAFIFSFPEDMGREGGIFPSIVGTIQLALLSILLATPLGLGTAIFLTEYTKESLFTKFIRFGVESLAGIPSILYGLFGFIFFVIKLKMGWSLLAGVLTMTIMILPTIIRTSEEAIRAVPRQLRIVSYSLSASKWETIKKVVLPAAMPGILTGIMLSIGRAVGETAAIIFTMGSSLRLPLSLMDSGRTMAVHFYILAREGISMEKAYGTAVVLVLSILLINILAYYIMNRAIARYS from the coding sequence ATGAGAATCAATCCTCGGATAATCAACCGGTTCGTCAGGATGGGACTCAACGTACAGGCATTCTTCACTGTCGGGATACTCATCGTCATCGTGGCGATAATCTTCTTCAAGGGCTTCCCGCATACCAATTTCGCGTTCATCTTTTCCTTTCCCGAGGACATGGGAAGGGAGGGCGGCATCTTCCCCTCGATCGTGGGAACCATACAACTCGCCCTTTTGTCCATCCTTCTGGCCACCCCTCTCGGTCTCGGGACTGCGATATTCCTCACGGAATATACGAAGGAGTCCCTCTTTACGAAATTCATCCGCTTCGGCGTCGAATCTCTTGCGGGAATCCCGTCGATCCTCTATGGCCTTTTCGGTTTTATCTTTTTCGTGATAAAGCTGAAGATGGGCTGGTCTCTGCTCGCAGGCGTTCTCACGATGACCATCATGATCCTCCCCACCATCATCAGGACATCCGAGGAGGCGATAAGGGCCGTGCCCCGGCAACTCAGAATAGTCAGCTACTCCTTGAGCGCAAGCAAATGGGAAACGATAAAGAAGGTGGTTCTCCCTGCCGCCATGCCGGGGATACTGACGGGAATCATGCTCAGCATCGGGCGCGCCGTTGGTGAAACGGCGGCTATCATCTTCACCATGGGCAGTTCACTGAGGCTCCCCCTTTCCCTCATGGACTCGGGCAGGACCATGGCGGTCCACTTTTACATCCTGGCCCGCGAGGGCATATCCATGGAGAAGGCGTACGGCACCGCGGTGGTGCTTGTACTGAGCATCCTGCTCATCAACATACTGGCGTATTACATCATGAACAGGGCCATTGCGCGATATTCATAA
- the pstC gene encoding phosphate ABC transporter permease subunit PstC translates to MIDRAVVKERFVKWVLVAFALSSLLFLFLIFIFILAEGLPLFLKVGVKEIIFGMKWAPTKGHFGIFPMIISSFLVTTGALLIGAPMGLSCAIYLSEYAGKKTKMLLKPAIELLAGIPSVVFGFLGVIYIVPLVRNYLGGSGFSLISTSLVLGVMILPTIISISFDALVSVPKTYREGSAAMGATKWQTIYKVIIPSAKSGILASFILGMGRAIGETMAVIMIAGNALKIPTSILDPLRTLTGNIALELAYATGDHRLALFSTGVVLMLIIMILNYIANFGIKRKIAK, encoded by the coding sequence ATGATTGACAGAGCGGTAGTCAAGGAGCGCTTCGTCAAGTGGGTGCTCGTAGCCTTTGCGCTTTCATCACTTCTTTTCCTCTTTCTCATCTTCATCTTCATCCTTGCCGAGGGTCTGCCCCTCTTCCTTAAGGTGGGGGTCAAAGAGATCATCTTCGGGATGAAGTGGGCGCCAACCAAGGGTCATTTCGGCATCTTCCCGATGATCATATCGTCCTTTCTCGTCACTACCGGGGCCCTCCTCATCGGTGCTCCCATGGGTCTTTCCTGTGCCATCTATCTCTCCGAGTACGCGGGGAAGAAGACAAAGATGCTTCTCAAGCCGGCCATTGAATTGCTTGCCGGCATTCCTTCCGTTGTCTTCGGCTTCCTCGGCGTCATCTATATCGTCCCTCTCGTCAGAAATTATCTCGGGGGATCCGGATTCTCTCTCATATCCACATCCCTTGTTCTCGGCGTCATGATCCTGCCCACCATCATCAGCATCTCCTTCGACGCCCTTGTCAGCGTCCCCAAGACCTATCGTGAAGGCTCGGCTGCGATGGGCGCTACGAAATGGCAGACCATCTACAAGGTCATCATTCCCTCCGCGAAATCCGGCATACTGGCAAGTTTCATCCTCGGCATGGGAAGGGCGATAGGAGAGACGATGGCGGTCATCATGATCGCCGGCAACGCCCTCAAGATACCTACAAGTATCCTCGACCCGTTGAGGACATTGACGGGCAATATCGCCCTGGAACTCGCGTACGCCACCGGCGACCATCGCCTCGCGCTCTTCTCGACGGGTGTGGTCCTCATGCTCATAATCATGATACTCAATTATATCGCTAACTTCGGCATAAAGAGGAAAATCGCCAAATGA